In one window of Bacteriovorax sp. BAL6_X DNA:
- a CDS encoding DNA repair protein RecO, translating to MVELEGILINKVPYQDKHLIGNLLLRNGNRISVMFYGGQGGGKKKVSSILQVGYLFKVGFGRVKSSFEILTSKDHVEKWCHKNISHNPMAFYLLCFFCEFCQSFAPQITHKDDLDLSEKSHEGIFRLLSNAIFRLESRVLESDFNANHELFIFLVKAMVELGIFPRTETCAVSGVEIGDKDFVSLSIEQGGFIHYSHLSLEEQRLVNGQEGKSLRSEMLNVAASKYSEYKVSMQVQKSELNQLVNYICYHQHVQREHYKSLSLLL from the coding sequence ATGGTTGAATTAGAAGGTATACTCATTAACAAGGTACCATATCAAGATAAACACTTGATTGGAAACTTACTCCTTAGGAACGGAAATAGAATTTCTGTGATGTTCTATGGTGGCCAAGGAGGGGGAAAGAAAAAAGTTTCTTCTATTTTACAAGTTGGTTATCTTTTTAAAGTTGGTTTTGGCAGAGTTAAGAGCAGTTTTGAAATCTTAACGAGTAAGGATCATGTTGAAAAATGGTGTCATAAAAATATTTCTCATAATCCAATGGCCTTCTACCTACTTTGCTTCTTCTGTGAATTTTGCCAGTCGTTTGCTCCACAAATTACACATAAAGATGATCTTGATTTAAGTGAAAAAAGTCATGAGGGGATTTTTCGACTTCTTTCAAATGCCATTTTTCGACTAGAAAGCCGTGTGTTGGAGAGTGACTTTAATGCCAACCATGAACTTTTTATTTTTCTTGTAAAGGCAATGGTCGAACTTGGAATTTTTCCAAGAACAGAGACATGTGCTGTCTCAGGCGTTGAAATTGGGGATAAAGACTTTGTTTCTCTTTCTATTGAACAAGGTGGCTTTATTCACTATTCTCACTTAAGCCTAGAAGAACAAAGGTTGGTAAATGGCCAAGAGGGAAAGAGCCTTAGAAGTGAAATGTTAAATGTTGCTGCAAGTAAGTACTCTGAGTATAAAGTAAGTATGCAAGTCCAAAAATCTGAATTAAACCAACTGGTTAATTATATTTGTTATCATCAGCACGTTCAACGTGAGCACTACAAGTCCTTAAGCTTACTCTTATAG
- a CDS encoding FixH family protein, which yields MRLLSLALLFLLFTSCGKSPFSGNLKELVGGSDNITSELQFNTEALTISRQWEKGPLLYDSSTITIKFKDSADNLKDPIGEFSAYIWMPDMGHGSYPITVTKIATGVYELTDIYFTMGGLWDFHLQLKDNGNLYDTVSWPLTL from the coding sequence ATGAGATTATTATCACTAGCACTTCTATTCTTACTATTCACAAGTTGTGGAAAATCTCCATTTTCAGGAAATCTGAAAGAGTTAGTTGGTGGAAGTGATAATATTACAAGTGAATTGCAATTTAATACAGAGGCCCTGACAATTTCTCGTCAATGGGAAAAAGGGCCACTGCTCTACGACAGCTCAACTATCACAATCAAATTTAAAGACTCAGCAGATAACCTAAAAGATCCAATTGGGGAATTTTCAGCCTATATCTGGATGCCTGATATGGGTCATGGTTCCTACCCAATAACTGTAACGAAGATTGCCACAGGAGTCTATGAACTAACTGATATCTATTTCACAATGGGTGGTCTTTGGGACTTTCACTTACAATTAAAAGATAACGGAAACCTGTACGATACTGTCTCATGGCCACTTACGCTTTAG
- a CDS encoding redoxin family protein, with protein sequence MKLLIALLISSATFGAFTEVRYDLSTHQEKQISQTSKKKVLIFLSPSCPCSQKQFDYINSLAKKFTNLEFIGFSSNKHINKKKALEYFDQFKINFPIFIDQDLKFANKMNALKTPHVFLLNEKQEVIYQGAVTNKRSPELSSKFYLNDVLTALKNNKELPYKESKALGCYIAR encoded by the coding sequence ATGAAATTACTAATTGCACTCCTTATCTCAAGCGCAACTTTTGGGGCATTTACTGAAGTCCGTTACGATTTATCGACTCATCAAGAGAAACAAATCTCTCAAACTAGTAAAAAGAAAGTTCTAATTTTTCTTTCACCTAGTTGTCCTTGTTCACAAAAACAATTCGACTATATTAACTCTCTTGCAAAGAAGTTTACAAATCTTGAGTTCATTGGCTTTAGCTCTAATAAACATATTAATAAGAAGAAGGCCCTTGAGTATTTTGACCAGTTCAAAATCAACTTCCCTATCTTCATTGATCAAGACTTAAAGTTCGCAAATAAAATGAACGCTCTTAAAACACCTCATGTCTTCTTATTAAATGAAAAACAAGAAGTTATCTACCAGGGGGCAGTTACAAATAAGAGAAGTCCTGAGCTATCTTCAAAATTCTACCTAAATGATGTGCTTACAGCACTAAAGAATAATAAAGAACTACCATATAAAGAATCAAAGGCACTTGGGTGCTATATCGCGAGGTAA
- a CDS encoding GIY-YIG nuclease family protein, which yields MAKANKWFVYIIETKNGKLYTGITTDVERRFEEHKNDPKGAKFTKANPPKKIRFTEEHPDRSSASKREAQIKKLTRAQKLTLIKVS from the coding sequence ATGGCTAAAGCCAACAAGTGGTTTGTTTACATCATTGAAACAAAGAATGGAAAGCTCTACACTGGTATTACAACTGATGTAGAACGAAGATTTGAAGAACATAAAAATGATCCTAAAGGTGCTAAATTTACCAAGGCCAACCCACCTAAAAAAATTCGTTTTACAGAGGAGCACCCAGATCGCTCAAGTGCGAGCAAGCGAGAAGCTCAAATTAAGAAGCTTACTCGTGCTCAAAAGCTGACTTTAATCAAGGTATCGTAA
- a CDS encoding U32 family peptidase, translated as MKKSEILAPVGNMQMCLAAIHGGADAIYVGMPGFNARGRTHDHSVNELKEIIDMCHLYGVKVHVAFNILIFEEEISDAIKRLNEVVSLGPDALIIQDIGLANIVRQLYPEQVIHGSTQMTVTNHDHITFLEDLDIKRFVLGRENSIPEIKEIRSNTERELEVFTHGALCVAYSGQCFTSESIGGRSANRGQCAQSCRFSYEMFVDGEKQDLTKHGRKMSYLVSPQDLCGIEEVNELQDMGIDSFKIEGRLKGAAYVSTAASAFKAKLEGKKVGQKELDNMALTYSRGLFSGWLHGVDHQQLVKGNYGAHRGIELGKVKRVSPPFLEIDTDRNLENGMGVAICDDNKGLEIGSSIFSVKRKGKRVSLSLAHDFKWKQVRPGMDIYLNSDPKVAKESESLISDVNKQKRVPIQVTLIANIGEKLTYKINDGFNQVIVESEDLVEEARKPVDFEKVEKDACALSRTIYAVSNFKLISNEKSPFIHSKSLKKLRQEAIEELNSKRVFVKTPQTSFFNLTKKEVSENDITLNFLLRDIDQVKEAFEVLEKCEYERLLITLDFEFGKDYKPSLELLKQLPKCLVGIATNRILKPKEYHHLNVLTRLEPDFILCRNLGSYQYLRSKCNIKLKGDFSLNVANSQTANYLLDKGFETLTSSYDLNAKQLENLLENTDAGRIEVNIHQYMPSFHMEHCVYAAFLSEGSSFKDCGKPCEKHHVELKDQFGNMHFIKADQECRNTMFNAIAQSSTDLIDELIAKGVSQFRVELLNEHGEKLKSKLESYLNFFNGKISTNELKSLLGTQEKYGIGTGMLMKEDTYQARKN; from the coding sequence ATGAAAAAATCAGAAATTCTCGCCCCTGTGGGTAATATGCAAATGTGCCTTGCGGCAATTCACGGTGGTGCAGATGCCATCTATGTTGGAATGCCAGGATTCAATGCTCGTGGTAGGACTCACGACCACTCAGTTAATGAATTAAAAGAGATTATCGATATGTGCCACCTCTATGGAGTAAAGGTACACGTCGCATTTAATATTCTCATTTTTGAAGAAGAGATTTCTGATGCTATTAAAAGATTAAATGAAGTTGTGAGCCTAGGCCCTGATGCTCTAATCATTCAAGATATCGGACTAGCAAATATCGTCCGACAATTATATCCAGAGCAAGTTATTCACGGCTCGACCCAAATGACAGTGACCAATCACGATCATATTACATTTCTTGAAGACCTTGATATCAAACGATTTGTCCTAGGACGTGAAAACTCAATCCCTGAAATTAAAGAGATTAGATCAAATACAGAGCGTGAGCTTGAAGTCTTCACTCACGGTGCCTTATGTGTTGCGTACTCTGGCCAATGTTTTACGTCAGAAAGCATCGGTGGACGTTCTGCAAATCGTGGTCAATGTGCCCAAAGTTGTCGCTTCTCTTACGAAATGTTTGTTGATGGAGAAAAACAAGACCTCACAAAACATGGACGTAAAATGAGTTACCTCGTTTCCCCTCAGGACCTTTGTGGAATTGAAGAAGTTAATGAACTCCAAGATATGGGAATTGACTCTTTTAAAATTGAAGGACGTCTTAAAGGAGCGGCCTACGTTTCAACCGCTGCAAGTGCATTTAAGGCAAAACTTGAAGGCAAGAAAGTTGGTCAAAAAGAACTCGATAATATGGCCCTTACATACTCACGAGGTCTCTTCTCAGGGTGGCTTCATGGGGTAGACCACCAACAACTTGTTAAAGGTAACTACGGGGCCCACCGAGGGATAGAACTTGGAAAAGTAAAAAGAGTTTCACCTCCATTTTTAGAAATCGATACTGATCGTAATTTAGAAAATGGAATGGGTGTTGCGATATGCGACGATAATAAGGGCCTCGAGATTGGATCTTCAATTTTTAGTGTAAAAAGAAAAGGAAAACGCGTAAGCCTTTCACTTGCACACGATTTTAAGTGGAAGCAAGTTCGCCCCGGTATGGATATCTATTTAAACTCGGATCCGAAAGTTGCAAAAGAGAGCGAGTCATTAATAAGTGATGTAAATAAACAAAAACGCGTTCCAATTCAAGTTACGCTTATTGCAAATATTGGTGAGAAACTGACCTATAAAATTAACGATGGATTTAATCAAGTTATAGTTGAAAGCGAAGACTTAGTTGAAGAAGCGAGAAAGCCAGTAGATTTTGAAAAAGTTGAAAAAGATGCTTGTGCCCTATCTCGTACAATTTATGCTGTTTCAAACTTTAAATTAATATCAAATGAAAAGTCACCCTTCATTCACTCAAAATCATTAAAGAAGTTGAGACAAGAGGCCATCGAAGAATTAAATAGTAAGCGAGTCTTTGTTAAGACCCCTCAAACTTCTTTCTTTAACCTTACTAAGAAAGAAGTTTCTGAAAACGATATTACTCTTAATTTCCTTCTTAGAGATATTGATCAAGTAAAAGAAGCATTTGAAGTCTTAGAAAAATGCGAGTACGAAAGACTACTCATCACTTTAGATTTTGAGTTTGGAAAGGATTACAAGCCTTCATTAGAGCTTTTAAAGCAACTTCCAAAGTGCCTAGTTGGTATTGCAACGAATAGAATTTTGAAACCGAAAGAATATCACCATTTAAATGTTCTAACTCGATTAGAACCTGATTTCATTCTTTGTCGTAATCTTGGCTCTTACCAATACTTGAGATCTAAATGTAACATTAAACTTAAAGGTGACTTTTCTTTAAACGTGGCCAACTCACAAACGGCCAACTATCTACTAGACAAAGGATTTGAAACCTTAACTTCGTCATATGATTTAAATGCCAAGCAATTGGAGAATCTTCTTGAAAATACTGATGCTGGGAGAATTGAGGTTAATATTCACCAATATATGCCAAGTTTTCATATGGAACATTGTGTGTATGCTGCCTTTTTATCGGAAGGATCGTCATTTAAAGACTGTGGGAAACCATGTGAAAAGCATCATGTGGAACTAAAAGACCAATTTGGGAATATGCATTTTATCAAGGCCGATCAAGAGTGTCGAAATACAATGTTTAATGCTATTGCACAGAGTTCGACAGACTTAATCGATGAACTCATTGCAAAAGGTGTTTCTCAATTTAGAGTCGAGCTTTTAAACGAACATGGTGAGAAGCTAAAAAGTAAGCTTGAAAGTTACCTTAACTTCTTTAATGGAAAGATTTCCACGAATGAGTTAAAGTCTCTATTAGGCACTCAAGAAAAGTACGGAATTGGTACGGGAATGCTTATGAAAGAAGATACATATCAAGCGAGAAAGAATTAA
- a CDS encoding glycine--tRNA ligase, with protein sequence MSESNIKDMQQIVSLAKRRGFIFQSSEIYGGLSSCWDYGPYGIELKRNLKNKWWKAMTLRSDIVGVDASIFMHPQVWKASGHVDGFNDPMVDCKQCKSRFREDKIDTTAPCQNCGAKGEFTEPRDFNLMFNTQMGPVEDSSAKVYLRPETAQGIFVNFLNVQSTMRKKLPFGIAQIGKAFRNEITPGNFIFRTREFEQMEMQYFIKPGTQMEAMEQWKEIRWNWHLSNGLRPENLRWHPHLGDELAHYADAAEDIEYKFPHGWDEMEGIHSRTDFDLRQHEEFSGKNLKYTDLQDGNKKFLPYVLETSVGCDRSLLAIMCDAFRIENEGDKENERVVMKFHPSLAPVKVAVLPLTKKLNEPATKLFNELQQEFAAEYDVAGSIGKRYRRQDEIGTPFCITFDFDSLDDNAVTIRDRDSMNQERIALDKVKNYLRDRIYI encoded by the coding sequence GTGTCAGAAAGTAATATCAAAGACATGCAGCAAATTGTTAGTCTAGCTAAACGCCGTGGGTTTATTTTCCAAAGTTCGGAAATTTATGGCGGCCTATCTTCTTGTTGGGATTATGGCCCATACGGAATTGAGTTAAAAAGAAACTTAAAGAATAAGTGGTGGAAGGCCATGACTTTACGTTCAGATATCGTAGGTGTTGATGCTTCAATCTTTATGCACCCACAAGTTTGGAAAGCTTCAGGTCACGTGGATGGCTTCAATGATCCAATGGTTGATTGTAAGCAATGTAAATCTCGCTTCCGTGAAGATAAAATCGATACAACAGCTCCTTGTCAAAACTGCGGAGCAAAGGGTGAGTTTACTGAGCCTAGAGATTTTAACCTAATGTTTAATACACAGATGGGTCCTGTTGAAGATTCATCAGCAAAGGTCTACTTAAGACCAGAAACAGCTCAAGGGATTTTCGTAAATTTCTTGAATGTTCAATCAACAATGAGAAAGAAGCTTCCATTTGGTATCGCACAAATTGGAAAAGCATTTAGAAATGAAATTACTCCAGGTAACTTCATTTTTAGAACTCGTGAGTTTGAACAAATGGAAATGCAATACTTCATTAAGCCTGGTACTCAAATGGAGGCCATGGAACAGTGGAAAGAGATTCGATGGAATTGGCACTTATCAAATGGACTACGTCCTGAAAATTTAAGGTGGCATCCACACTTAGGTGATGAGCTTGCTCACTACGCAGATGCTGCTGAAGATATTGAGTATAAATTCCCACATGGTTGGGATGAAATGGAAGGTATCCACTCAAGAACTGACTTTGATTTACGTCAACATGAAGAGTTCTCAGGGAAGAACTTAAAGTATACAGATCTACAGGATGGAAATAAAAAATTCCTTCCATATGTTCTTGAAACTTCTGTTGGGTGTGATCGTTCACTTCTAGCAATTATGTGTGACGCTTTTAGAATTGAAAATGAAGGTGATAAAGAGAATGAAAGAGTGGTAATGAAGTTTCACCCATCTCTTGCACCTGTTAAAGTTGCTGTTCTTCCATTAACTAAAAAGTTAAACGAGCCAGCAACAAAGTTATTTAATGAACTTCAGCAAGAATTTGCTGCTGAATACGATGTCGCAGGATCAATTGGTAAGCGCTACCGTCGTCAAGATGAGATTGGTACTCCGTTTTGTATCACTTTTGACTTCGATTCATTAGATGATAATGCAGTTACAATTCGTGACAGAGATTCGATGAATCAAGAGCGTATCGCCCTCGATAAAGTGAAAAACTATTTAAGAGATAGAATCTACATTTAA
- the ppdK gene encoding pyruvate, phosphate dikinase, whose protein sequence is MSKWVYSFSKEKTEGNRSMKNLLGGKGANLAEMSALGLPVPPGFTVTTEACIDYQKANAINEVIKSQVVEALKLVESSSDKTFGGGENPLLFSVRSGARVSMPGMMDTVLNLGLNDETVEALAKKSDNERFAWDSYRRFIQMYANVVMGMSHSLLESTLEDLKEAKGVDSDTKLDAKDFKNLVKVYKQIIAQETGKQFPTDPMEQLWLAIEAVFGSWNNPRAIKYRQLNNIPGDWGTAVNVQAMVFGNMGDDCATGVCFTRDPSTGDKKFFGEYLVNAQGEDVVAGIRTPAPINECSKNDSNRNEKTLEEYMPKAFAELTDLYQQLEKHYKDMQDIEFTIEADKLYLLQTRNGKRTAAAALKIAVDLEKEGIVTKEEAIMQIDPEALNQLLHPRLDPDATKKIIAKGLPASPGAGAGKIVFHSDDATSMNENGVKVILVRQETSPEDIAGMAAAQAILTARGGMTSHAAVVARGMGKPCVAGCSEILVDSKNRTMIIGDKKYVEGDFITLDGGTGEVIEGEVPTLDAEINADFAEFMSWADEIRTLKVRTNADNPEDSETAVKFGAEGIGLCRTEHMFFEPERILAVREMIFADSTIQREKALAKLLPYQKEDFKGIFKALDGMPVNIRLLDPPLHEFLPHSEEEKKELAEYIDVEVKTIEDGCERLHEFNPMLGHRGCRLGITYPEIYTMQVTAITQAALESLAEGIDVRPEIMVPLVATAKELSILREILVATIDKIKGDKEFKYKLGTMIELPRAAITAAEIADHADFFSFGTNDLTQTTFGLSRDDAGRFLTEYISKSVLPNDPFVSLDQEGVGYLVKFATEQGRSANKEIHVGICGEHGGEPQSIDFCHRIGLDYVSCSPYRVPIARLAAAQAVIRNK, encoded by the coding sequence ATGAGTAAATGGGTTTACTCGTTTTCAAAAGAAAAAACTGAAGGTAATAGAAGCATGAAAAACCTTCTAGGTGGTAAAGGTGCCAACCTAGCTGAAATGTCTGCTCTTGGATTACCGGTCCCTCCAGGTTTTACAGTAACAACTGAAGCCTGTATCGATTATCAAAAAGCTAATGCAATAAATGAAGTAATTAAATCACAAGTTGTTGAGGCACTTAAACTTGTCGAGTCATCATCTGACAAAACATTTGGTGGTGGAGAAAATCCACTTCTTTTCTCTGTTCGTTCTGGAGCAAGAGTTTCAATGCCTGGAATGATGGATACTGTTCTTAACTTAGGTCTAAACGACGAAACAGTAGAGGCCCTAGCTAAGAAGTCTGATAACGAAAGATTTGCTTGGGACTCGTATAGAAGATTCATTCAAATGTATGCCAATGTTGTTATGGGTATGAGCCACTCTCTTCTCGAGTCAACTCTAGAAGATTTAAAAGAAGCTAAAGGTGTAGACTCTGATACAAAGTTAGATGCAAAAGATTTTAAAAATTTAGTTAAGGTTTATAAGCAAATTATTGCTCAAGAAACTGGAAAGCAATTTCCTACAGATCCAATGGAACAATTATGGCTAGCAATTGAAGCCGTTTTTGGATCGTGGAATAATCCACGAGCAATCAAATATCGTCAGCTGAATAATATTCCAGGAGACTGGGGAACTGCTGTAAATGTGCAGGCAATGGTTTTTGGTAATATGGGTGATGACTGTGCAACTGGTGTTTGCTTCACTCGTGATCCATCGACTGGTGATAAGAAATTCTTTGGAGAGTATCTTGTTAATGCTCAAGGTGAAGACGTTGTTGCAGGGATTAGGACACCGGCACCAATTAATGAATGTTCAAAGAATGATTCAAATAGAAATGAAAAAACTCTAGAAGAGTATATGCCTAAGGCATTTGCTGAGCTTACAGACCTTTATCAGCAACTAGAGAAACACTACAAAGATATGCAAGATATCGAGTTTACGATTGAAGCTGATAAACTTTACCTACTACAAACTCGTAATGGGAAAAGAACTGCAGCTGCTGCTTTAAAGATCGCTGTTGATCTTGAGAAAGAAGGTATTGTGACGAAGGAAGAAGCGATTATGCAAATCGACCCTGAAGCACTAAATCAACTTCTTCACCCAAGACTTGATCCAGATGCAACGAAGAAAATTATCGCTAAAGGTCTTCCAGCTTCTCCTGGTGCAGGTGCAGGGAAAATTGTTTTCCACTCAGACGATGCAACTAGTATGAATGAAAATGGGGTGAAAGTTATTCTTGTTCGCCAAGAAACTTCTCCTGAAGATATTGCGGGAATGGCGGCTGCTCAAGCGATTCTAACTGCACGTGGTGGGATGACTTCACACGCGGCCGTTGTTGCTCGTGGAATGGGGAAACCATGTGTTGCAGGATGTTCTGAAATTTTAGTTGATAGTAAAAATCGTACAATGATTATTGGCGATAAGAAATATGTTGAAGGTGACTTCATTACACTTGATGGTGGAACAGGTGAAGTTATTGAAGGTGAAGTTCCAACTCTAGATGCTGAAATCAATGCTGACTTTGCAGAGTTCATGTCTTGGGCAGATGAGATTAGAACGCTAAAAGTTCGTACTAATGCTGACAATCCAGAAGACAGTGAAACGGCCGTAAAGTTTGGTGCTGAAGGTATTGGTCTTTGTCGAACAGAACATATGTTTTTTGAGCCAGAAAGAATCCTTGCAGTTCGTGAGATGATCTTTGCAGATTCGACGATTCAAAGAGAAAAGGCACTTGCAAAACTACTTCCGTATCAGAAAGAAGATTTTAAAGGAATCTTTAAGGCCCTTGACGGTATGCCTGTTAATATTAGACTTCTTGACCCTCCTTTACACGAGTTCTTACCTCATTCTGAAGAAGAAAAGAAAGAACTTGCTGAGTATATTGATGTAGAAGTGAAAACGATTGAAGATGGATGTGAAAGGCTTCATGAGTTCAACCCAATGCTTGGTCACCGTGGTTGTCGTTTAGGTATCACTTATCCTGAGATCTATACAATGCAGGTTACTGCTATTACTCAAGCCGCTCTTGAATCTCTTGCTGAAGGGATTGATGTGAGACCTGAGATTATGGTTCCTCTTGTTGCAACAGCTAAAGAATTATCAATTCTTAGAGAAATCTTAGTGGCAACAATTGATAAGATAAAAGGAGATAAGGAATTTAAGTACAAGCTAGGAACAATGATTGAGCTTCCACGTGCAGCGATTACAGCTGCAGAGATTGCTGATCATGCAGATTTCTTCTCGTTTGGAACAAATGACTTAACTCAAACAACTTTTGGTCTTTCTCGTGATGATGCTGGACGTTTCTTAACTGAGTATATTTCCAAATCAGTTCTTCCAAATGATCCATTTGTTTCACTTGATCAAGAAGGTGTTGGTTATCTTGTTAAGTTTGCAACTGAGCAAGGACGAAGTGCTAACAAAGAAATTCACGTTGGAATTTGTGGTGAGCACGGAGGTGAGCCTCAGTCAATCGACTTCTGTCATCGAATTGGATTAGACTATGTATCTTGTTCTCCGTATCGAGTGCCTATTGCTCGTCTGGCAGCTGCTCAGGCCGTAATTCGTAACAAGTAA
- a CDS encoding serine hydrolase has protein sequence MSIEELTKKIKAEFGSYNFNCLAFAYIDFKNESYESFSFFENPFLKDQRVYFDLASLTKPLTLGFAYLNKPEIFSEDMKLLLNHRGGLKAWGRLSFDNWREQILSYPIKESETLYSDFSALRLQLEIEKEQGLYDLVSPMWDEGIKHWLDIKEEVCVPTGRRNREIIDGEVHDDNAFVIAEKVSHAGLFGTIDGVCKTLLKVNGDYQLINKTKRESDQRFINGWDSVTNPATSLAGKCSNKDTFGHLGFTGTSIWIDPHSQKGVVILANEVIKYWYDRKKLSEIRKEIANYYFCN, from the coding sequence ATGTCGATAGAAGAATTAACAAAAAAAATAAAAGCAGAGTTTGGCAGTTATAATTTTAACTGCCTTGCTTTTGCCTATATTGATTTTAAAAATGAATCTTATGAATCATTTTCATTTTTTGAAAATCCTTTTTTAAAAGATCAGAGAGTTTATTTTGATCTTGCTTCTCTGACAAAGCCGTTAACACTTGGTTTTGCCTATTTAAATAAACCTGAAATCTTTTCTGAAGATATGAAGCTTCTTCTAAATCATCGTGGAGGATTAAAGGCCTGGGGAAGACTTTCTTTTGATAATTGGCGAGAACAAATCCTTTCTTATCCAATTAAAGAAAGTGAGACTCTTTATTCAGACTTTAGCGCACTAAGGCTTCAGCTTGAAATTGAAAAGGAGCAAGGTCTTTATGATCTTGTCTCACCAATGTGGGATGAAGGAATTAAGCACTGGCTTGATATTAAAGAAGAGGTTTGTGTACCTACTGGCCGTAGAAATAGAGAGATTATCGACGGGGAAGTTCACGATGATAACGCCTTTGTAATAGCTGAAAAAGTTTCTCATGCTGGACTTTTTGGAACGATTGATGGTGTTTGTAAAACACTCTTAAAAGTAAATGGTGACTATCAATTAATTAATAAAACGAAGCGTGAAAGCGATCAGCGATTTATTAATGGTTGGGATAGCGTGACAAACCCTGCAACTTCTCTTGCTGGTAAGTGTTCCAATAAAGATACTTTTGGTCATCTTGGTTTTACTGGGACATCAATTTGGATCGATCCTCATTCACAAAAAGGTGTTGTGATACTTGCAAATGAGGTCATTAAATATTGGTATGATCGAAAGAAGCTGAGTGAAATTCGAAAGGAAATTGCAAATTATTACTTTTGTAACTAG
- the murC gene encoding UDP-N-acetylmuramate--L-alanine ligase translates to MNLENYKDINALSALKESNKFKKVFFYRICGTGMGAAACLLKEAGFEVAGADRMFYPPMSTYLDNSGIDVYKFEEHNIEEIIKDYDLIVVGNVVARNSDDAKFIEESGLPFCSFPAAIGALVLKDKTVVGISGTHGKTTTTYFGVQLFEKLGMEPGYLIGGVMDERPPARVGKGDYFFIESDEYDSAYFEKFSKFRSYYINKLIITSLEFDHADIFESIEDIKNEFKAILPCVDEVIACSEWQSINELKVTDKSWSEYDRENVKIINVENGLTSFSMKCSVGEHEFKTNLMGHHNILNLASVIIVALKAGKSPEEIQDGILNLKMVQRRQEVKGKFNSSPIIDDFAHHPTAVQETLHAISLKYPGKKIHAYLEPGSATARSDLFQERFADSLKGAESATIIKPSRPTTAKGQGDLDVDKLKSDLEKSGIRTNVVTELEPLITLIKENSSEQSVQLVMSNSSCLGLWSSEFVKIL, encoded by the coding sequence ATGAATTTAGAAAATTACAAAGATATAAATGCGCTTTCTGCATTAAAAGAATCAAATAAATTTAAAAAGGTGTTCTTTTACCGTATTTGCGGTACTGGAATGGGAGCGGCAGCATGCCTTCTTAAGGAAGCAGGGTTTGAAGTGGCCGGCGCAGATCGTATGTTCTATCCACCAATGAGTACCTATCTAGATAACTCGGGTATTGATGTCTATAAGTTTGAAGAACACAATATTGAAGAGATTATTAAAGACTATGATTTAATCGTTGTAGGAAATGTGGTTGCTAGAAACTCTGATGATGCAAAGTTTATTGAAGAAAGTGGACTTCCATTTTGTTCATTTCCAGCTGCAATCGGAGCCTTAGTTTTAAAAGATAAAACTGTTGTTGGTATTTCTGGAACACATGGGAAAACAACAACTACATACTTTGGTGTTCAACTTTTCGAAAAATTAGGGATGGAGCCAGGATACCTCATTGGCGGGGTAATGGATGAGCGTCCTCCTGCTAGAGTCGGAAAAGGTGACTACTTCTTTATCGAATCAGACGAATACGACTCAGCATACTTTGAAAAATTCTCAAAGTTTCGTTCTTACTATATTAATAAATTAATTATTACATCTCTTGAGTTTGATCATGCTGATATTTTTGAATCAATTGAAGATATAAAAAATGAGTTTAAAGCAATTCTTCCATGTGTAGACGAAGTAATAGCTTGTTCAGAGTGGCAAAGTATTAATGAACTTAAGGTCACGGATAAGTCATGGTCGGAGTACGATCGTGAAAATGTAAAAATCATTAATGTCGAAAATGGTCTAACTTCGTTTTCAATGAAGTGCTCAGTTGGTGAGCATGAATTTAAAACAAATCTAATGGGCCATCATAATATACTTAATTTAGCGTCAGTTATTATTGTCGCTTTAAAAGCTGGAAAGAGTCCAGAAGAAATTCAGGATGGTATCTTAAATCTTAAAATGGTGCAAAGAAGGCAGGAAGTAAAAGGTAAATTCAACTCTTCGCCTATTATAGACGACTTTGCACATCACCCAACTGCCGTACAAGAAACTTTGCATGCAATCTCCTTAAAATACCCAGGAAAGAAGATACATGCTTATCTTGAACCAGGCTCAGCTACTGCTCGAAGTGATCTCTTTCAAGAAAGATTTGCAGACTCATTAAAAGGAGCAGAGAGTGCAACAATTATCAAACCATCTCGTCCTACAACGGCAAAGGGCCAAGGTGATCTTGATGTTGATAAACTAAAGTCTGACTTAGAAAAAAGTGGAATAAGAACTAATGTTGTTACAGAATTAGAGCCTTTGATTACGTTAATAAAAGAAAATAGCAGTGAACAGAGTGTTCAACTCGTTATGAGTAATAGTTCTTGTCTAGGTTTATGGAGTAGCGAGTTTGTTAAAATACTTTAA